The nucleotide sequence TTCGGCGCACACCCCGGACCAGGTCGCCGCGATGATGCCGCCGTCGTTCGCCGGCGGGGACAAGGCGCTGTACGTCAAGTCGCTCGAGGACAGCTTGCCGATGTTCACCAAGGACGGCCGGATGGACCCGGCCGGGGCGCAGAACGTGCTGAAGGTGCTCGGTGCGTCGTCGAGCAACGTCAAGCCGAAGAAGGACAAGATCGACCTGTCGAAGACGTACACGACCCGGTTCGTGGACGCCGCGCACGCGCAGGCGCAGCAATAGCCCCGCTCACCTGACCGGGCGGTAGGTGAGCGACATGGACCCGTGAAGGCCTCTTTTCCCCCGCGGAGGCCTTCACGGGTCTTTTCGGCTCAATTCCGGCAAATGGTGAGTATTTCCCGGAATGTGAAGACCCTTCGAAAGTAGCTACCTTCTTCCCGGTGCGGCTCCAACACTTGGGCACACGGTTTCCCGCCGTCCCCACGGTGAACGGAGTTCCCGCATGTCCAAAACCCTTCGCGTCCTCACGGCGATCGCCGCCGCCGCTGCCGGTCTCGCCGTCTCAGGCACCGCCCATGCCGCCGTCGAGTACGGTGCGCACGTTTTTGACGTGCACCGCCACGGCCAGGAGTTCTCGGGTGGCAACTGGGGTGGGTACGTCAGCTTCGGCAGCTTCACCACGGCCACCGCGAGCTGGACGGAACCGTCCGTGAGCTGCACCTCGACCAACGACCTGTTCGCGCCATGGGTCGGCATCGACGGCGACGGATCGTCCACTGTGGAGCAGACCGGGGTCGAGACGGACTGCTCCAGCGGGCGTCCGGTGTATTCGGCCTGGTACGAGATGTACCCGGCCGCGCCCGTGTACTACAGCGTTTCGGTCAGCGCGGGCGACCACATCACCGCGACGGTGACGCGCACCGCCACCAACACCTACCGGCTGGACCTGTCCGACACGACCAAGGGCTGGTCGAAGAGCACCACGAAGTCACTGACGTCGAAGCACGCCTCGGCCGAGGCGATCATCGAGTCGCCGACCGACTCCTACCCGTCCA is from Amycolatopsis mediterranei and encodes:
- a CDS encoding G1 family glutamic endopeptidase, translated to MSKTLRVLTAIAAAAAGLAVSGTAHAAVEYGAHVFDVHRHGQEFSGGNWGGYVSFGSFTTATASWTEPSVSCTSTNDLFAPWVGIDGDGSSTVEQTGVETDCSSGRPVYSAWYEMYPAAPVYYSVSVSAGDHITATVTRTATNTYRLDLSDTTKGWSKSTTKSLTSKHASAEAIIESPTDSYPSISGGITFTGVKFNGTNLASTSPSGLNADDKGRYTWTPGAIGSDGQSFTMTRH